A genomic window from Candidatus Nitrosoglobus terrae includes:
- a CDS encoding FAD:protein FMN transferase — protein MKLYHRAFKAMGTPCDIQVYAKTQDKAEQVIGLIIADLQRLEARYSRYRSDSFLSAINRVAMTGGHITVDKETTELLNYAATCYAQSDGLFDITSGILRQAWDFKSGKLPNEEQVQALLGKIGWEKLHWKPPVLEFPFPGIEIDFGGIVKEYAADRAVSLGLQAGICHGLVNLGGDIKIVGPRPDGDLWRIGIRHPDHKGVAIEMLQLYEGAIASSGDYERCIVLEDIRYGHVLNPKTGWPVRHLASVTVVSDWCVVAGSASTIAMLKETEGQVWLQNLDLPHFWVDIQGKTGGSLGRLSVESLSTTETQYSVAAAIL, from the coding sequence ATGAAACTTTACCATAGGGCTTTTAAAGCGATGGGTACTCCATGCGATATTCAGGTTTATGCTAAAACTCAAGATAAAGCTGAGCAAGTTATAGGGCTGATTATTGCCGATCTGCAGCGTTTAGAAGCCCGTTATTCTCGCTACCGTTCTGATAGTTTTCTTTCTGCTATTAATCGGGTAGCAATGACAGGCGGTCATATAACAGTAGATAAGGAAACTACAGAATTATTAAATTATGCGGCCACCTGCTATGCCCAAAGCGATGGGCTGTTTGATATTACTTCGGGTATTTTGCGACAAGCATGGGATTTTAAGTCTGGTAAATTACCAAATGAGGAACAAGTTCAAGCGTTACTGGGAAAAATAGGCTGGGAAAAACTGCACTGGAAACCTCCAGTACTTGAGTTTCCTTTCCCAGGGATAGAAATTGATTTTGGCGGTATTGTGAAGGAATATGCGGCTGATAGAGCCGTTTCGCTGGGTTTACAGGCAGGAATCTGCCATGGTTTAGTCAATTTAGGCGGAGATATTAAGATTGTTGGTCCGCGCCCAGATGGAGATCTTTGGCGAATTGGTATTCGCCATCCTGATCATAAAGGGGTTGCGATAGAGATGCTGCAATTATATGAAGGAGCCATTGCCAGTAGCGGTGATTATGAACGCTGCATTGTGTTAGAAGATATACGCTATGGCCATGTACTTAATCCAAAAACGGGTTGGCCAGTACGGCATCTAGCATCAGTAACGGTGGTGAGTGATTGGTGCGTGGTGGCTGGAAGCGCTTCTACCATTGCTATGCTTAAAGAGACAGAGGGTCAGGTTTGGTTACAGAATTTAGATTTACCTCATTTTTGGGTCGATATCCAAGGAAAAACAGGAGGTTCACTTGGAAGGCTATCTGTTGAGTCCTTATCTACAACCGAAACTCAGTATTCAGTAGCTGCGGCCATACTGTAA